Genomic segment of Arachis hypogaea cultivar Tifrunner chromosome 11, arahy.Tifrunner.gnm2.J5K5, whole genome shotgun sequence:
gggctatcagaaataggataaataatctcagcctctagtaacttagtgacctctttctgcaccacctccttcatggcgggatttagcttcctctgtggttgaaccactggcttagcatcatcctctaataggatcttgtgcatgcatttggctggactaatgcccttaagatcacttatggaccatccaagagctgtcttgtgtgtccttagcacctgaattagtgcgttctcttcctgtggctctaaagcagagcttatgatcacgggaaaagtgtcattttctcccagaaatgcatatttcagggatggtggtagtggtttgagctcgggtttaggaggcttctcctcttcctgaggagtcttCAGAGGTTCCTCTGTTTTCTCTTGTTCCTCcttatcaggctgaacatctttaaaaatgtcctctagctttgattcgagactctcagtcatattgactcttccaccagggagtcattAATATCAACGCTCAAGcaatcttttgatgtgtctggatgctacatagctttgacaacattcaacttaaactcatcctcattgactctcagggttatctcccctttttggatgtcaatgagggtttgtccagttgctaggaaaggtcttcctagaatgagagttgcactcttatgctcctccatttcctgcactacaaagtcagtagctgtcttggtacaatcaTCCTCTAAGgagcatggtatcataaagcttccgggatttttaagcttctctggtaagcttttcagaatgactgcactacattcttcagtggggaaaactttttcagtttctctctaatccttcttatgacttaagatatttttcatgaacttagcaaaagagggtatttgctcaagtgcctttgcaaatagaatctttatttcaagagtcctaagatagtctgcaaagcgggcaaattatttatcctattctgcttggcagagtttctgaggataaggcatattggctttgtattcttctaccttagttgctgcaggtttatttcctatagaagtggttggagaagcctgcctaagggggttgttatcagcacttgcaggtgtctgatcccccattggcatttgaacgccagaattgggtgctgtatgggcatttaacgccagatttccacccttttctggcgtttggatgCCAGACTTGGCTATCCACTGGGCTTTTAACGCCaatttcttacccttttctggcgtttgaacgccagaatcctTCCTCTcggggctcttactgtcctcagagggattttgggcagtggtttggtcatcctctgtcagctgttcctttcttggctttctgctgccttgagttgagacattcaatgtcttcccactccttaaatgaacagcttggcactcttctgttatctgtttagataactgctgtcttgtttgattcaattgtgcttccatattcttattAGCCTTTTccgtgtcttgtagcatctctttaaattctgttaattgttttgttataaaaagcaattgctgattgagttcagcaacttgttctggaggactaagttcagtggatactgctttagcctcttctttcatggaggactcactacttaagtacaggtgctgatttctagcaactgtatcaatgagctcttgagcctcttcaattgtgtttctcatgtgtatagatccaccagctgagtggtctagagacatctgagccttttctgtaagcctatAGTAAAAGATGtttaactgcacccattctgaaaatatttcagagggatatttccttagcatccctctatacctctcccaagcattataaagagattcattatcctcttgtttaaagccttggatgtccagccttagctgtgtcatcctttttggagggaaatattgatttaggaatttgtctgataattgtttttatgttcttatgcttgctgtgggttggttatttaaccacctcttagcttgatattttacagcaaatgaaaatagtaataatctgtagacatcctgatccacttccttatcacgtactgtgtcagtaatttgtaagaactgtgccagaaactcagtaggttcttcctgaggaagaccggaatactaacaattttgctgcaccatgataatgagctgagggtttagctcaaaatggctggctctgatggggggtatacagatactactcccataggaagtattagtggggttagcataggaccccagagtccttctagactgttcaattctacttaggtccatgatggagaaagggagatggtgTGGattgtaaaatagaaataaagtaaaggaaaatcaaaatatttttgttttttttatttaattagggATAACcgaattcaaaagaaaagaaaataaaataaaataattggaactagaaaataagttttcaaaaactaaaagaaaataaaataaaatagattaaaataaataataaaaaattcgaatactaaaatgctaatgaattaaaaaaatttcaaaaattttggatataattttcgaaaattggagagagagaaagtggttagggagttttgaaaaagatatgtcttaaaattaaagatacttgtaaaaaaataaataaataaaagagaatatttgaaaaaaaaagatatgaatttttttgaaagagatttgaattttgaaattttaaaactaagataagatagaataaaaaatttaaaataaaaatctgaattttttaaaagtaaaaatcgaaacttcaattaaaataaaggaaaaatatattttgaatttaatgaggaaagagaaaaacaataaaagacaccaaacttagaatttttagatcaaaacaaagaaaacaaacaagaaaactttgaatgtcaagatgaacaccaagaacactttgaagatcaagatgaacaccaagaacaaattttgaaaatttttaaggaaataaggacacaaaggacaccaaacttaaaaatttttatattttggacactaataattcaaaaaattgaaagaaaaataaaaaatatgcaattgacaccaaacttaaaacatgaaactaaactcaattattagtttattggtttttaattatttattaaaaattttcgaaaacaatctagaaaaaggaaataaggatttaaaaatttttaacaaaaacaataataaaagactcaaatttagtaactctaaaccaaaaagataaacttttttctaatctaagcaacaaaataaaccgtcagttgtccaaactcgaacaatccccggcaacggcgccaaaaacttggtgcacgaaattgtgattacacttttcacaactccgcacaactaaccagcaagtgcactgggtcgtccaagtaataccttacgtgagtaagggtcgatcccacggagattgttggattgaagcaagctatggttattttgtaaatcttagtcaggagattaatgataagagtggttatatttatgaaaaataaataacataaaataaatagtacttgtgatttagtaatgtgaaacaggctgaggttccggagatgctctgtcatttgaatctctgcttttctactatcttcttctccaaacacgcatggcttccttcaatggcaagctgtatgatcctctcggatgaaaacaaatccatatgcactgtcaccgcacggctaatcatctgtcggttctcgctagcgtcaaaataggacccttgtccttttgcacactgtcactgcgtccaacattcgcaggtttgaagctcgtcacagtcatcccttcccagaccctactcggaataccacagacaaggtttagacttttcggatcccagaaatgctgccaattggttctagcctataccacgaaggttctaacctccggactcggtccgtggattagaaacctaagagatacgtactcaagctgtcgcccaatgactacgttgagctcagattaaatggagtggttgtcaggcacacgttcatagggttgaggataatgatgagtgtcacggatcatcatattctccatattgaagtacgagtgagtatcttagaatagaatcaagcatgattgaatagaaaacagtagtaattgcattaatccattgaaacacagcagagctcctcacccgcacctatggggtttagaaactcatgccgtagaagatacaatatgaagtgtaaaatgtcatgaggttttTATACTatactagtaacttaggtttataaaaaatgagtaactaagtgcagatagtgcagaaatctactttcaggacccacttggtgcgtgtctgggctgagcttccaagctttcacgtgcatatgcccaaagttggcattaaacgccaccctgggtgccagaatgggcgtttaacgccgaaaaaggtgccagttctggcgttttacgccagaaagttttaggttGACTTTGAACATCATTTTGGGCCATCAATTATCGggcaaaatatgaactattatatattgctggaaagcccaggatgtctactttccaacgcaattgagaccgCGCCAATGGGGATTCTGTTGCTCGataaaatttatttcgagtgctggagggtcagaatccaacagcatttgcagtcctttttcagcctctgaatcagatttttgctcagatccctcaattttagccagaaaatacctgaaatcacagaaaaacacataaactcatagtaacatccagaaatgtgatttttgaataaaaactaataaaaatataataaaaagtaattaaaacatactaaaaactatgtaaaaacaatgccaaaaagggtataaattatccgctctccATTCATCACATAGCAACAGAGGCTGTTGAAgcaatcaatctccttcatgttttattgattgtaattttatttttcaatgtatatctttctgtaatttcttgagtgaaaaaaGGCTGAAAGAGAGGAATCAAGAAAAAGCCTATGAGTgataaaaggctgagtgatacacttgagtgaaAAGTCTAGAGTGGTTTCATATTTTTTTAGGATGGTTTTTTGTCTTGTATCCAGTAccagtgaggtacccctttcttagttgggtaagCACGAAGAATGAAGaattaggtattagcatagccaagtcaagttaggttagaacttgagaggaagatgattgtgtcaatcctgtggaattggtgtatgtaatactttaactatagtgaaaattccaccacaacactggatgtaggttgcattgcacaaggcaactgaaccaggatacatgatggtgtcagcttctctctttccttctctgttctgttttctgatattcatgagacaaaaagaaattgtctcataaattttctgctgctgagttcaaaTATATTCAGATTGAAAGTTTGTAATTAAAGGGTTAtttcattaaagtaaaagaaggccatagattcaacccctccttctctaagccttctacaaccttcaattggtatcagagccaaggtctcaagaatcaagcttcatCGCTTGGAGTAAAGGTctaatggcgaacaacttgggcacaatcacagttgcctacactctaactgaaggccagtcaaacaatagGCCTCCCTTCTTCAACGGAAAGAtctatgcctactggaaagagaggatgtgaatcttcatccaatccattgactacaataTATGGAAGATTATTGTAAGCGGCCCcaagattcaaaaaaaaaaaaaaacaagtgctgatggagtggtaactccaaaagaagaaacTGAATGGAATGACAACGACATAAAGAAAgtgaagctgaatgctaaagccatcaaccttcttcactgtgctatcagcatTGAAGAGTACCGataggtgtctagatgcaagacagctaAAGAAATCTAGgagaaactccaggttacacacgaaggcactaaataggtcaaagaaacgaggattgatatgctgcaaaaagagtatgagatgtttaacatgaaggatggagaaagcattgatgaagtgtttgagatattctcaatcataatcaacaacttCGATGCTATGGGAACAACCTACTTAGAACAAACCCTAGTGAGAAaagtccttagaagcctcacaaaggaATGGGAAACAACATCCACTATCCTAGCCAAAAGCAATAATCTAAGTCTAATAACATATGATGAGATGAGTTGAGATGGAAACCTTTcctatgaaaccacacacacaaaccaagactcaaagaaaaagggaataaccCTTAACTCAAAAGTTGAATCAAAAGAAAGTGAGTTTAGCGATAGTTTTTCAGATGAtaaatttgtgttttttgttaGGAGACTTAGAAGGCTGATGAGGAACAAAGGCAAGTACAAAGGGTCAAGCTCAAAGGAGTACAAGAAGGACATGAGCAAGGTGGTTTGTCACCATGACAAGGAAGCTGGACATCTCAAGTACAACTGTCCAAAACTCAAAAAGGaggataaaggaaagaaaaaaaagaagtgagTACTCATGGCATCTTGGGAAGACCTTGAGAATGATTCGGATGAGGAAGAAGACCCTGAATGCGAAGCTCAAATCTGCTTCATGGCTGGTGATGATCaaattgatgaggtaaattactatgatTTATCCATAGATGATTTACATGTTATAATTGATGATCTCACACTAAATTCTGCAAAACTGctagaaaaatacaataaatgtcaatatgaaaaagaaatgctgaaagctgaaaatgattttttgagaGAAAAGGTGAAGGAAACCGAATGTGCTTtggatattattgaagaaaatagatttctgaaatctgaacttgaaaaactaaaagaaaaacacattatggatccttctcaagagcttattgctgaaaataaaagattaaatgaaatgattaaaagattgaatggtgatttagcaaaatttgctcaaagttctagcaacttggacaaattacttgctagtcaaagaccattgtttgaaaaatatggTTTAGGATTTGTAACCAAGGAAAGTGCAGTTTTTAATGATTCATCTTtgaaatttgtggcttcttcatcaaaaacTAAATCCACTTCCAACAAATCTGGTCTTGGATATGTTCCCACATATAAAGAGGAACTTGAAGAACTTTGTCCTAGTGAAACTGTACCATCATCAAGAACCGAACCTACATCAAATAGGTCGGGTCTAGGCTATATTTCAACAAATGAGGTTTTTCTCAAAAAGCCATCTTATAACAACAGAACCTCGTATTCAAAAAGCTcacatgttttcaaaaatattggtTTTGAGGCATttacaaaaaggaaaagcaacaaaaattattttgtcaaaagaaatgcttATCCTTCAAAAACCAGAAAAACTCAACGTTTTAATCATTTCCAGTATCGAAATACAAATCAGTTTCAGCAACATATTTCAGGAAATCATTGCTTTAACTGTAAGAAAGCTggtcacactacaagaaaaaggcgcatttgtaacaaaaaatattgttacaaaacgtcgaaattttgaaacaaaagttttttgtaacaaaaaaagggtccattgcagtaagtcccgttacaaaaagtttttgtaacgaaaatggaactgttacaattcaataccatattttgtaacaattttttctgatacaaaaaaccagaagccgatacaaagtggtaacaaattttgattttgaaggtatttttcgtgacagtcaatttttttcctatcaaaaaattttgttacaaaacgtaacatgattttgtaacatttttttcctttagttaagaaagcaaattaattattttgtaacaaattttttttattacaaattacatgcataatttactaaattattttttaaattaactaatatattaacgattttaataagcaagtttacatgtatataatatgcaaaaatatacataagtcaaacaagatccttttagctaaaattgaaacaaaataacattagctagtgagtacattgattagttcaaccaaaacataaaagttctaacataaaagttcaaccaaaacataaaagttctaacatagattagtgtctctatgcatcaaaacattcttgagccctcaaggtagcatatggtcaccatttcagcattcctataaataaaaaaaaaaccgaatcaaaaaagttagaaacaagatataacactaattataatttttccactaagttttatccaaaatgtttaaaaaaatttcggcagaacctcccctaaaacttggatatttccaccgtcCACAGTTCCAACAAACACAACCAATTCATAACTTATGTCTCAGCCATAcccaaccaaatttatcaaaccaaataataggacatttgtcatttttcaaccatgacacaagtaaaatgtgataaatagatccatatacaaattaaagtataCTAATATAAAATGAGAATCATCTACGAGTTCAAAACTTAgaagttaaaattaactaattcctTAAGAATATATTCTCAGAGTTCAAAACTAGCCAATCAAAAATACAAATTATCAAGAATTAATAATTCAATATATAAACTTGGGCTAACTAATCACAATTGCATTAGTACCTTAGAATAATACTCAATTGCATTTTTGAAGTCCTTGTCTCCAAATGCAATATCCCCAAACTTTTTTGTGTTCAAtatatcttgcacttgttgtgtCCACTCTTAAAAGAAAGCTGCAACAACATTCTCGGTTAATTGACAAGAGAAACCACAAAAGAAGTTGGTAGAACAAGATATACAATTATAGTCTTGTGAGAAATTACCAAGGGTTTGTGCTAATCAACATCTCAgtacaaatagaagaagaaaaaacaaccAACATAAAAAGTAGATCCAGCCTTGTACACAAATTTATGGTCAttgagaaaagcaaaaaaaaaaacatataacaaATTAATGACTTAAAAAAATGTGAAACgttaaaacaagaacaaaaaaaactAAGACATGGAAATTGAACATTTTTGTACCCCTCTCTTCCTCCGCGAGCTCGCACCGGTGATGGCCTCCTCGCGGCTCCATAATGGTGATGATGGAAAGCCTGCAGCAGACGCGATGGCAGCTCTCTCCCCCTCAGCGATCTCTGGCCTGACCTACGGCTCTTCTCTCCATGCATCTTCTCCCGGCGAAATCGACGGCAATGGCGAGGCATGTGACGGCGGCTTCCGATGGCCTGACCCATGGCTTCCAATAAATTATTAGGACCATCAGCCATCCAGAGACAACAAATTACGTCAATTTTAGAAATGAACCTACATAGGATACACTTGCTTAGATAAAATAAGCCTGGATAACATTTTGACATACTTAGGATACACTTGCTTCACCAACCAAGTAGAAAAGGAACTTGTTAGTTGTTACTTCTAATCCAAACATGAACAATACATATTGATGACAAAAACTGCAAATGAATCAATGAACATACAAGTATACAAGGGTACTGTATGCCAAGTGAGGAACATactgcataaaagtaaaacacttTCCCgtattaataattaaacattagCTAGAAACCTTACAGAATAATAAGGAATTAAGAAAACTTACAGAATAAGCCAATCATCAATGTCAGCAAGATCATCACAAATAGAATAAAGAACAAAATTAGAATTCAACACTAATGATAACAAGAAATGTTCAAATGTGACATGAGAAAGCTTCTAACACAATCACCAAGTTCAAAACTGAGAGATCAGGGCTAACAATGCACCCGCGAACAGACTTTCTCCTACGCTCTCCATTGCGCCTTCCATATCCATGGAAGCAAGGAGTTCCTGCCCAGATGCATGGCAATCAACATTAAGTAAGTCAAAAGAGCTAAAAACACTTGGTAATGAAAACTATGAATTGTGCACCCTACTTATAGCAAGACAAAGCCAAAATGAATGGCATGTATTATTGAATAGTTTATAGTCAACTAAGGAAGGAACCTTTAATCTTTAGAATAATCATACCTCTGTGAAGCAAAAGACGAACACGACCAGGGGTCAACACTCCTTGCTTCATTGGGAATCCTTGCTTGTCACAGCCACCGGTGATTTTGAAGACATAGGGTTCATTATGTAATCGATATCAATAGATGAATCTGAAAAAAATACTACATTTACACTAACAGCAATGGGACAAAAATTACAAAGCTTCAAATTATAACAAGAAATCCGGAGCACTataatgtataaagaaaaaatagaagaagcaCTATTCTAGAGCACCGCCACTTCAAAGTGGCATTCTTTAACATAACACAGTATACaacacaagaacaacaacaatagcAATAAGAAAGAATTGAAAAGAGGAACGGTGACTCCACGAACGGCGACTGGGCGCAGCAGGGCGAACAGAGCCTCCTCCTTTTTCCTCTGTCTTCCTCTCTCTACGCGTCTGTCTCTCCTGTGCGTCCTCAGCGTCGTCCATGATGGGAGATGCGACGGCGGTGGAAGCTAGCAACGACCCGCTCGCGATGAAGACGATGACGGCGGCGGCTTCCCTCGGCGACAGCAGAACGCAAACTGACGGTGGCGATGGAGGCACAGCGGCGCTCCTTCCTCGCGGAGCTCTTCCTCTC
This window contains:
- the LOC112723818 gene encoding uncharacterized protein, with the protein product MHPRTDFLLRSPLRLPYPWKQGVPAQIKRRTRPGVNTPCFIGNPCLSQPPVILKT